One window of Globicephala melas chromosome 2, mGloMel1.2, whole genome shotgun sequence genomic DNA carries:
- the GPR65 gene encoding psychosine receptor: MNSTCIEEQHDLDHYLFPVVYIFVTIVSIPANIGSLCVSFLQAKKENELGIYLFSLSLSDLLYALTLPLWIDYTWNKDNWTFSPALCKGSAFFMYMNFYSSTAFLTCIAIDRYLAVVYPLKFSFLRSRRCAFMVSLFIWILETIFNAVILWEDETAVEYCDATKSNFTLCYDKYPLEKWQIRFNFARTCVGYMIPLVIIMACNQKVYKAVQQNQATENSEKKRIIKLLVSITLTFILCFTPFHVMLLIRSVLEHDVSLDERMFDHNKPGKQSYKIYRITVALTSLNCVADPILYCFITETGRSDMWNVFRVFTKKLNKSKGQGKSILSMSTKDTVELDILE; encoded by the coding sequence atgaacagcACATGTATTGAAGAACAGCATGACTTGGATCACTATTTGTTTCCAGTTGTTTACATCTTTGTGACAATAGTCAGCATTCCAGCCAACATCGGTTCTCTATGTGTGTCTTTTCTgcaagcaaagaaggaaaatgaattaGGCATTTACCTCTTCAGTTTATCCTTATCGGATCTGTTGTATGCCTTAACTCTCCCTCTATGGATTGATTATACTTGGAATAAAGACAACTGGACATTCTCTCCTGCCCTGTGCAAAGGGAGTGCCTTCTTCATGTACATGAACTTTTACAGTAGCACAGCTTTCCTCACCTGCATCGCGATTGATCGGTATTTAGCAGTTGTCTACcctttgaagttttcttttcttaggtCAAGAAGATGTGCGTTCATGGTGAGCCTTTTCATCTGGATATTGGAAACCATCTTCAATGCTGTCATTCTGTGGGAAGATGAAACAGCTGTTGAATATTGTGATGCCACAAAGTCTAACTTTACTTTATGCTATGACAAAtatcctttggagaaatggcaAATCCGGTTTAACTTTGCTAGGACGTGTGTAGGCTATATGATACCTTTGGTCATCATAATGGCTTGCAACCAGAAAGTCTACAAAGCTGTGCAGCAAAATCAAGCTacagaaaacagtgaaaagaaGAGAATCATAAAACTACTTGTTAGTATCACGTTGACTTTTATCTTGTGTTTTACCCCCTTTCATGTGATGTTGCTGATTCGCAGCGTTTTAGAGCATGATGTGAGCTTAGATGAACGTATGTTTGACCATAACAAGCCTGGGAAGCAGAGTTATAAAATCTATAGAATCACAGTTGCATTAACAAGTTTAAATTGTGTTGCTGATCCAATTCTGTACTGTTTCATAACTGAAACAGGAAGATCGGATATGTGGAATGTATTCAGAGTCTTTACTAAGAAGCTTAATAAATCAAAAGGACAAGGAAAAAGCATACTTTCTATGTCTACAAAAGATACTGTGGAATTAGACATCCTGGAATAG